The following coding sequences lie in one Mycteria americana isolate JAX WOST 10 ecotype Jacksonville Zoo and Gardens chromosome 15, USCA_MyAme_1.0, whole genome shotgun sequence genomic window:
- the SRSF1 gene encoding serine/arginine-rich splicing factor 1 isoform X2, with amino-acid sequence MSGGGVIRGPAGNNDCRIYVGNLPPDIRTKDIEDVFYKYGAIRDIDLKNRRGGPPFAFVEFEDPRDAEDAVYGRDGYDYDGYRLRVEFPRSGRGTGRGGGGGGGGGAPRGRYGPPSRRSEYRVIVSGLPPSGSWQDLKDHMREAGDVCYADVFRDGTGVVEFVRKEDMTYAVRKLDNTKFRSHEVGFILTFFGQNWIQGA; translated from the exons ATGTCCGGAGGGGGCGTGATCCGCGGCCCAGCCGGCAACAACGACTGCCGCATCTACGTGGGGAACCTGCCCCCCGACATCCGCACCAAGGACATCGAGGACGTCTTCTACAAGTACGGGGCCATCCGCGACATCGACCTCAAGAACCGCCGCGGGGGCCCGCCCTTCGCCTTCGTCGAGTTTGAGGACCCCAG GGACGCGGAGGACGCCGTCTACGGGCGGGACGGCTACGATTACGATGGGTATCGCCTCCGCGTGGAGTTCCCTCGGAGCGGCCGGGGCACCGGcagaggcggcggcggtggcggagGGGGCGGAGCCCCCCGGGGCAGGTACGGCCCCCCGTCCCGGCGCTCGGAGTACAGAGTGATCGTCTCGG GGCTGCCTCCAAGTGGAAGTTGGCAGGATTTAAAGGATCACATGCGTGAAGCAGGTGATGTATGTTATGCTGATGTTTTCCGAGATGGCACTGGTGTCGTGGAGTTTGTACGGAAGGAAGATATGACCTACGCTGTGCGAAAACTGGATAACACTAAATTTAGATCTCATGAGGTAGGTTTCATACTTACTTTCTTTGGCCAGAATTGGATACAAGGGGCTTAA
- the SRSF1 gene encoding serine/arginine-rich splicing factor 1 isoform X1, translating to MSGGGVIRGPAGNNDCRIYVGNLPPDIRTKDIEDVFYKYGAIRDIDLKNRRGGPPFAFVEFEDPRDAEDAVYGRDGYDYDGYRLRVEFPRSGRGTGRGGGGGGGGGAPRGRYGPPSRRSEYRVIVSGLPPSGSWQDLKDHMREAGDVCYADVFRDGTGVVEFVRKEDMTYAVRKLDNTKFRSHEGETAYIRVKVDGPRSPSYGRSRSRSRSRSRSRSRSNSRSRSYSPRRSRGSPRYSPRHSRSRSRT from the exons ATGTCCGGAGGGGGCGTGATCCGCGGCCCAGCCGGCAACAACGACTGCCGCATCTACGTGGGGAACCTGCCCCCCGACATCCGCACCAAGGACATCGAGGACGTCTTCTACAAGTACGGGGCCATCCGCGACATCGACCTCAAGAACCGCCGCGGGGGCCCGCCCTTCGCCTTCGTCGAGTTTGAGGACCCCAG GGACGCGGAGGACGCCGTCTACGGGCGGGACGGCTACGATTACGATGGGTATCGCCTCCGCGTGGAGTTCCCTCGGAGCGGCCGGGGCACCGGcagaggcggcggcggtggcggagGGGGCGGAGCCCCCCGGGGCAGGTACGGCCCCCCGTCCCGGCGCTCGGAGTACAGAGTGATCGTCTCGG GGCTGCCTCCAAGTGGAAGTTGGCAGGATTTAAAGGATCACATGCGTGAAGCAGGTGATGTATGTTATGCTGATGTTTTCCGAGATGGCACTGGTGTCGTGGAGTTTGTACGGAAGGAAGATATGACCTACGCTGTGCGAAAACTGGATAACACTAAATTTAGATCTCATGAG GGAGAAACTGCCTACATCCGTGTTAAAGTTGATGGCCCAAGAAGTCCAAGCTATGGAAGATCTCGGTCACGCAGCCGTAGTCGTAGCAGAAGCCGTAGTCGAAGCAACAGCAGAAGCCGCAGTTATTCCCCAAGAAGAAGCAGAGGATCTCCACGCTACTCTCCCCGCCACAGCAGATCCCGATCTCGTACATAA